One window of Quercus robur chromosome 12, dhQueRobu3.1, whole genome shotgun sequence genomic DNA carries:
- the LOC126708288 gene encoding uncharacterized protein LOC126708288 has protein sequence MKTNQCGVAPKKLRRLPHVFARVLELPIRSTVDVSVQETSDSLRFIVSTTTNNNKDKSNMNQVRAHTIKILPGMTKVVIKGIGGGDDEDDELDVWRFRLPSYTRPEMTSARFSGGKLVVTVPKGMDTVNNSDGDDDDDDNNNGESKIKEKGWGGGSGRLILIQ, from the coding sequence ATGAAGACAAACCAATGCGGCGTCGCACCCAAGAAGCTACGAAGACTCCCCCACGTGTTCGCCAGAGTCCTCGAGCTTCCTATACGCTCAACCGTCGATGTTTCAGTTCAAGAAACCTCTGACTCTCTTCGTTTCATTGTCAGTACCACCACCAACAATAACAAAGACAAGTCAAATATGAACCAAGTGAGAGCTCATACGATCAAAATCTTGCCGGGCATGACGAAAGTTGTGATTAAAGGAATAGGTGGTggagatgatgaagatgatgagctTGATGTCTGGCGGTTTAGGCTCCCGTCTTATACGAGACCTGAGATGACAAGCGCGAGGTTTAGTGGTGGTAAACTTGTCGTCACCGTGCCTAAGGGCATGGACACAGTGAATAAtagtgatggtgatgatgatgatgatgataataacaACGGTGaaagtaaaataaaagagaagggTTGGGGTGGAGGGAGTGGAAGACTGATTCTTATACAGTAA
- the LOC126710464 gene encoding uncharacterized protein LOC126710464 has protein sequence METLVVVAQHRNHHQYYSRSSNGEAHGSGRFGFRFGSSVPSTGINCRSYQSGAGILPTPFKAFYSPVTKHTCSPSSPPSQSHSSSDCNTTHTSAKSTPIDIVKKGCEKESAFIGNESATGCSCECECECGCGCGSGGLSFCELWAGPTYSNSPPPSSLPIPKFSLKPKRTVSLDLPSGSDLVADNNHHPIAKSAPPSPTREHSNCTRDMFATKTLRRILNLDVDDDE, from the coding sequence ATGGAGACACTCGTCGTTGTGGCTCAGCATAGAAACCACCACCAATACTATAGTAGGAGTAGTAACGGTGAGGCCCATGGGTCGGGTCGGTTCGGTTTCCGATTCGGATCATCGGTGCCTTCTACAGGGATCAATTGCCGGAGTTACCAATCTGGGGCAGGTATACTCCCAACCCCATTCAAGGCTTTCTATTCTCCTGTAACCAAACATACCTGTTCACCATCATCACCACCTTCACAGTCACACTCTTCATCTGATTGCAACACCACACACACTAGTGCCAAAAGCACTCCTATTGATATTGTGAAGAAAGGTTGTGAGAAAGAGAGTGCTTTTATTGGTAATGAGAGTGCCACTGGTTGTAGTtgtgagtgtgagtgtgagtgtgggtgtgggtgtgggagTGGGGGTCTCTCATTTTGTGAGCTCTGGGCTGGACCCACTTACTCAAACTCACCACCCCCGAGTTCTCTGCCCATACCCAAGTTTTCGCTCAAGCCGAAACGGACTGTGTCGCTTGATTTGCCATCTGGGTCGGATTTGGTGGCAGATAACAACCACCACCCAATTGCTAAGTCTGCACCCCCATCACCTACTAGGGAGCATAGCAATTGCACAAGGGATATGTTTGCGACCAAGACTCTGCGTCGCATTCTCAAtcttgatgttgatgatgatgagtgA